CGCCGCGCAGGGCCGCCGCCTCGGGCCGCACCGACTCCAGGCGCACCTTGTGCTGGCGGACGCGCTCCAGGAAGCCGGcggcggcgccgggctgcggcggGAAGAGCGGCTCCAGCAGGGGCGCCGGGGGGCCGAAGAGCACGGGCTCCAGCTCGCCCAGCGCCGGCGGCTTGCGCGTCTTGAGCAGgtcggcggtggcggtggcgggggTGGCGCGGGCCGGCACGCTCGGCACGTCGGCCTGGCAGAAGTGGCGCACGGCGGTGAGCTCCAGGCCCAGCGAGTCGGCGAAGCGCACGGTCTTGCGGCGCGACGGGCTCTGCTGCAGGGCCGGCCGCAAGCCGCGATCGCCGGGCGTGGGCAGGGACTTGGCCCGCCGGCGCAGGGTCGGGCTGGGCGGCACCGAGGGCAGCGTGGGCTCCCTACCGCGCGGCGACGGCGAGGGCGAGGCGGGCGGCGAGGGCGACGGCGGCGAGGGCGAGCGCGGCGCCTCGCGGGtcacgggcggcggcggcgggggcgcctCCACGGCCTCGGGCTCCGGGCTGCAGCCGCCCTTGCATTGCTCGGCCAGGCTGCCGTAGAGGCAGGCGGTGCAGCTGAAGTTGCGCGGCAGGTAGAGGCGCGGCGGCGGCGTGGGCACCGAGGCGTgcagggagccggccttctccATGCTCGGTCGAGGGGGCGGCCCGGTCACTTCATGGCGGCGGCTGTAGGCGACTTTTCCCGCGGCGCCCTTCAGCGCATGGCCATGGCCGGGCCAGCTGCGCCTCGATGCGCGCGATCCAGACGGCCCGTCTCCCTGCGCTCGCCCTGGATCGTGCTGTCTCGGCCCCGGCACGGCGCCGCTGCGGAGTCCGGCGCGCTTTCAGGGGGAGGCCGTCTGGacgtgccgctgctgctgccgcttctGACGTCGTGCCGGAGTCATGCAGCAAAAGCGACGCATCCCGGGCCGCGTGTCGGCTTCCCGACTCATCGGCGCGCTACTCTCCGCCCCCTCGTccgcctccccgcccgcccccgccGCTCGGGTCCTGCATCTCGGCGGCGAGAGGAGGGATTCCCCCGCCAAGGCCGTGAGAACGCGGCGCCCGGCCCTCCTCCCTGCGCCTTCTGCACAGGGGCGAAAGAGCGGGCTCCAAGCCAGGCTCCGGCAGGAAAGGAGGCGGCTGGAGTGGCGTGGGCGGCGAAGCCCCCCGCAGCTGGTTTGCGCGCAGACTGGCATCCGGCAGCCTTGCGCTCCCGAGGAGGAAATCCGGGCTAATCCCGTGTAATGCATTTGCAATGCCCGGGCCACGCTTCAGCAGGAGAGCCGGCTCAGGCACCCTCAAGGACAAAAGGCGGGATCACAAACATTCCCGGTTAATAAATGAAAGCTAATGCTATTATCAAACAGTACTCCAAGGATGTCAAAATTAGGAGGATtagtggggaaaaaacaatgcGATCCTACTAAAAGCCCAAGGAAATTTAGCAGCCTGTCTGGTTTCCTCCCTGCTTTAATAGTTTGTAGTGctaggtggatttttttttttttgctttgcttttgtaaTGAGTCAAGAGTATTCCAACAAtgacaaaagaagagttggttcttatatgccgcttttctcccctaaggagtctcaaagccgccttccctttcctctccccacaacagacaccctgtgaggtgggtgaggctgagagagccctgatattactgctgtcagaacagctttatcagttctgtggcaggtccaaggtcacccagctggctgtatgtgggggaatgcggaatcaaacccagctcgccatatgagaagtccgcactcctaaccgttacaccaaactggctctcgagagGATAAGGAGTCCTGTGCCAAGTCAGGTAGGAGTAAACTCCATTGACCTAATGCCATTGACCTATGCCTGGCAGTGGCacctagggtctcaggcagggctttttcaggaGAGGCAGGTGTCAGGGGGCGAACttaggaccttctgcctgcaaagaaaaggctcttccattgagccacggTTCTCCCACTGTCTAAAAAGCTGTAAGGGAGGTTATTCCACGCCTCCTGTAATATAGGCATATGGAACAGGGCCAACTCTGCAGAAGTTCACAGCAGTtgaacacacaggcacagagttaTAAATATTTCTTCTATGAAGCATACATTCTGTGTAAGACTAATATTAGAATATTGTAAAGCAACCTGTGGTATTTGAACTTAAACCCTCTTAATAAATAATTACAGTGTATTCCGTGCTGTGAAAAGTTCCTTACCTTTCGTCAGATATGCAGCTATATTTAACAGAAGGGCTTCCTGAGTCATTATATTTGAGTGAAGTCACATAGTCTCTTTCTCAGCGTGGTGACTAATTTTTCTTTGAGGCTTTTTCCTCTTCAAGGAGATGTGCAGAAGATTTAGAAGTCTGTAAATAAGCCAGAGAGCTCAGTCTTTCTCTACTGATCTTGTTTTTTAAGCATCATAtatcagctccacctatctcacagggtgccgtagggagaggaagggaattgtaagccactttgagactcctggtagagaaaaggggtatAAAAACTGTTCACCTGTTCACATCAAagatctctccatccatccatccaatctttGATGTGAACAGGTGAACAGTTCAGTTCTGGCTTGGGATGTGACCAATTCAAGCTCACTTTCCAATATATCTATTTTAAGGAAGGACTTAGCTTTTAtatcccttttctctaccaggagtctcaaagcatcttacaattgcctccccttccactcccaacaacaggcaccgtATGAGgtcggtggagctgagagagctctgatagacttgttctgtgagaacagctctaagagaactgtgaatggcccaaggtcacccagctggctgcatgtggatgagcggggaatcaaacctggttctccagattagaggccgctgctcttaaccactacaccaagctggctctctagagctCTGTGCTGTTCAGGACAACGCACTGGTGCTGAGTGGGAGGAATTTAGCTTTTGTGTCTCTACTGTTGACTAGTGTTCCTTAGGCACATTGGAAGTATCTATTTGGGACAGAACCATTAAAAAAACTTTGTTGCACTGTGACAGGCTCTTTACATATAAGGTACATTAGTAGTGCAAACAGCTACTGCTTGCGGaagctttcagcgttccgcagggcctgcaaagcggagctcttccaccaggttgtgggatgaggctgggccacaaggacgatctggccccccttacagcagcagtagcgAAGACCATTTAGCgccctctgtctcccccctcTCTATAGTGGGTTATCAAGGGGTAGTATAGATGTGGTTTGAGTTTCTTTTTCactgcatcttgttttattgtgtttagtAATTGTgtttattgctgtttttatgcattttattgtatggttttatgtgttgtaactcgcctcaagcctcTGGGGAGATGCGAgtaatacattttaataataataataataataataataataataatagatttctTTCATCTTGCAAATAATtgtgtttcacacacacacacagagcgctGAGTGACTGATGCATTTGACATTGCAGAGACACACTTCCACTTCATTGGTTCTGTGATTTCACAACTCTTTTAAAATTGATTGTGCTGTCTTCCTAAAGGGGGACGAACTCACCGATAAATGTTTACCTGCCTCTTTAAAAAGATGGGTGATTCATCCGAAGTATTTGGGGAGGGCCAGAAAAATAATGTAGCTTCTGCTTTAATGTTACATGTGTATGTGTTCTAGAtcccacctagggttgccaggtcttggtttggaaatacctggagactttgggagcaAGCAAAACAATCCTAGCAAATAGTGAGCCAACTTTATGTGTAGTAGCAGCAGCTTTGTCACTCTACTTTCTGGCAAGGCTTCCAAATTACTCCCATCTTCTGACTTTTCTGTGCATATTAGTTTGTGTAGTCATATTACGGCAGTCAATAGAATGCATACTCCCACTCCCTGTTCAGCTTAGCACGACATGGGAAGCAAATGGAAAGTTTCTCCTATAAAAGGACATATCTCTAATCCATCCTCTGATAAATGCAGAATATAAAAGTCACCACAGTAATTTGCTGAGCCTTACTCATctaggagagggaggcagggatttGAGTGATTTATTTTGAGCACAACTTTTACTTCCTATGAATGTTCAAGAGAGACACTTACAATTCCCTTTGAGTAAAAGAAAAACATGCATTCGGTGCATTGTCACCGCCTGAATCATCCCTACGAACCCAGGTGACATAATTGCAGAAAATTACTCTCCACTAGCAGTGAATAAGTTGAAGTTGCTTTATATTGAATCAaatcccttggtccatcaaggtcagttctACTTACATGCTTGGTCCCACTGAGGGAGTCCTGGTTAACATACTTCCATGTAAGACTGAAAACTGATGCAAATGAAGTCTTCCTGTTACGGAGTTACAGACCCATTTGTTAAATAATCACATGTTCAAGACTGGCTTGAACAGCTGGCGGCAGGGTAGAGTTTCAAGGGGGAAATAGTTGATGGGAAGGATTAAACACTTGGCTCACTGTAAAGCACTCCCTTCCCAAATATGGTTTTCCAACAATAAGGTTACATGTGTCTGCAATGGCTGTAAACTCTCATTACTAGTTactagaaaagtataaaaatgcaaGTTTTAACCCCTTCTTTTTGAAGGCTAGGCATGCCTTCCAACAGTGTCAGCTACAGAATAAAGGAAGGTGTACATGGAACAGATGCCTGGGCTGTAGGAACTCAAAAACAGCCTTGGACCAGAGAATCTTGATAATCACTGGCAGCCAGGAATGTAAATTTGAAAATGGGACCAGTTGCACATATATTGGACTCTCCCTTTCACCTTagatgttttatctgtttttgatTGGAAAGTTATCTACACTGACAAGAACATATACAGTAAGATATTCTAAAAAGGCCCCAAGGAAACAAGCTCGCTATCTGTGATTTATATAGGGCAGAAAAAAACAATCTGTTTTGGTTTTTGCTAGTGGTGGCAGATGACAACGTATCGGCCGTTTCGAAATCTCAGTCTCCACCACTGCCCCATGACTTGCTAAAGATCTGTTTAGTAAAGTGACCTAGAAAGCGATACACAATGAGGTTGTACCAGCTCTGTTGATGAAAGAGCACACAAACTCTGGAATCTAATAAAAGGACTGGCATGCCCTATTTTGCCCACCAACATTCTGTGAATACTTATTAGCAGGCTGGCTTACACAAGGGTTGCCAGACTGTATAGAAGCAAAATTTTTAAACCTCCAGGCTATTGCCACAGAAACAAGACTGGGATTTATTGTTCCTTACTGTAAATGCAATATAAAACATGTAGCTAGGATATTTGCACAGGACTGAAGGTCTGTATGTGGCTGTCAGTTCCATCAAAGAAAATAGAACACTTTCCCTTTATCCCCCTGCTCTCGCTCCCCCGTTGCCTACTGAAGTGCCAAAATTCTGTTCAAGGGAGACAGTAGCATCAAAAACATGGGGTGAGAGGAGCAAAACTGGTGCTAGGAAAATCACACATCCCTTCTGCCAGAGGAAAATATTTTGATCCAATCCTTTATTTCCATGCACAGTTATATCACTGTTGGATATGCAAGCAATTTCTGCCAATGCTTGTCTCTGTCTGTCCAAGACCCCAGCCTCCTGCAATGCTGTCTGTCTTTACTTGCAGAATTCAGGGGACTCCTGTGCTAGTAGGGAAAATGCTCTGGAGGAAATACAATTCTCCTTGATAAGCCAAAGTCATTTGGAACTGCATGGTTGAAACAATGGGATAATAGTGCCTTCCCTTCTGGTTTCTATGAAAGCagacaatttttaaattttgtttcatACAAGTGAATGGAGGAAGGTTGATTTTCACCAGTGGCAATAATATCACTTGAACTCACCCCAAAACCCTCATTTTCATTATCCATGATTATTTCCCTGCTCTCTTGTTTCTCCCTTTGCAATCAGCTGCCCATTGAGCAACAAACTCCCTTGACTTTGGGAAAACTTACCCACATTTAGaaccaagtgggtagccgtgttggccttttagagcagaacaaatttagagtccagtggcacctttaagacccacagtttaattcaaggcatgaacttcaGAGAAAGCATATATTGTGTCTGGTCTTCCAGAGACCCTCAGTGGGAATTCCTGTTTAAGTTTCGGATCTaggaaatgggaaaaaaatgtgaCATGTTGACACCTCATAGCCAAAGTTATCAACAACGATGCAATGTTTTGTgcaggcccagtttaaggattc
This region of Paroedura picta isolate Pp20150507F chromosome 14, Ppicta_v3.0, whole genome shotgun sequence genomic DNA includes:
- the LOC143823847 gene encoding protein phosphatase 1 regulatory subunit 3E-like, coding for MEKAGSLHASVPTPPPRLYLPRNFSCTACLYGSLAEQCKGGCSPEPEAVEAPPPPPPVTREAPRSPSPPSPSPPASPSPSPRGREPTLPSVPPSPTLRRRAKSLPTPGDRGLRPALQQSPSRRKTVRFADSLGLELTAVRHFCQADVPSVPARATPATATADLLKTRKPPALGELEPVLFGPPAPLLEPLFPPQPGAAAGFLERVRQHKVRLESVRPEAAALRGAVRVLNVAYEKSVSVRYTLNRWASCNEVPAAYLPPTPTAADGLTDRFAFLLPVGAAATALEFALRYRVAGAEYWDNNDGHNYKLRARPRPSDAAGAEPGGGGAWIHFI